The window CTACATCGATCTCGAAGCCATGCGTTGGGTGACCTGGAGAGCGGCGTGGAAGCTGTCGCAAGGCTCGTCTGCCACACGCGATGTGGCGGTGGCGAAGTTCTGGGCCGCCGAGGCCGGCGCGCGCATCGCCGCTGCCGCCCAGCATTTGCATGGCGGGATCGGCGTCGACGTCGACTATCCCGTGCACCGCTACTTCCTCTGGTCAAAGGCGCTGGAACTGAGCTTGGGAGCGGCCGCACCGCACCTGGCGCGGCTGGGTCGAGATATGGCCAGAACCGGGCCGTTGGAGTTTTCTTGAGGTGCGCTGACGAGCTGGGTTACACTCCGCGCCGTGCGCGGCGATAACCTCAGGAGGAATTGCAGTGGAGTACAGGACTCTCGGTCGTTCAGGACTACAGGTCTCCGTAATCGGGCTCGGGTGCGACAACTTCGGGCACCGCTGTGATGCGGATCAGTCGGCGGCGATGGTCCATCGTGCCATGGACCTCGGGATCACGTTCTTCGATACCGCCGACATCTACGGCCCCGGCGGTCTGTCCGAAGAGTACCTGGGCAAGGCGCTGAAGGGCGGCCGCCGGCTGGACGCGGTGATCGCCACCAAGTTTGTCGGACCCACCGGTTCGTACACCGGGCTCTTGCACATGGGCACGTCGCGACGGCACATCATGAACGCCATCGACGGCAGTCTGCGGCGGCTGGGGACGGATCACGTCGACCTCTATCAGGTCCATTTCCCCTACCCTGGCGTGCCCATGGAGGAGACCTTACGGGCGCTGGACGACCTCGTGCACCAGGGGAAGGTGCGCTACATCGGCTGCTCCAACTTCGCCGCCTGGCAAGTTGTGGACGCG of the Candidatus Binatia bacterium genome contains:
- a CDS encoding aldo/keto reductase, with product MEYRTLGRSGLQVSVIGLGCDNFGHRCDADQSAAMVHRAMDLGITFFDTADIYGPGGLSEEYLGKALKGGRRLDAVIATKFVGPTGSYTGLLHMGTSRRHIMNAIDGSLRRLGTDHVDLYQVHFPYPGVPMEETLRALDDLVHQGKVRYIGCSNFAAWQVVDA